One Ignavibacterium album JCM 16511 genomic region harbors:
- a CDS encoding class I SAM-dependent methyltransferase, giving the protein MQDELKNFDYLNHYKTDAEEFDYFENRIGAAEHEERRVREVILSQVDKNVKTILDVGCGSGWVAKEFLKKNIKVISLDISKSNPQKVKELYPSQNHYQIVADSFKLPFHSNSIDCVIASEIIEHVVEPKLFLKELFRVVSRDGRLIISTPYKEKIRYVLCIHCNEKTPVNAHLHSFDENILRDLYNRDDFKKFSSIIFGNKALIYLRTHILLKYLPLSLWLAVDWLANKIYNKPLHIVSVYQK; this is encoded by the coding sequence ATGCAGGATGAATTAAAAAATTTTGATTATCTCAATCATTATAAAACTGATGCTGAAGAGTTTGATTATTTCGAAAATAGAATAGGTGCTGCCGAGCATGAAGAACGTAGAGTGCGTGAAGTAATACTCTCACAAGTTGATAAAAATGTAAAAACAATTTTAGATGTTGGTTGTGGTTCGGGTTGGGTTGCCAAGGAGTTTCTGAAAAAGAATATTAAAGTAATATCGCTTGATATTTCAAAGTCAAACCCACAAAAAGTGAAAGAACTTTATCCATCTCAAAATCATTATCAGATTGTTGCTGACTCATTCAAGCTTCCGTTTCACTCAAACTCGATTGATTGTGTTATCGCTTCTGAAATTATTGAACATGTTGTTGAGCCTAAATTGTTTCTGAAAGAATTATTCAGAGTTGTCAGCAGAGATGGAAGGCTAATTATTTCAACACCGTACAAAGAGAAAATAAGATATGTTTTATGTATTCACTGCAATGAAAAAACGCCGGTTAATGCTCACCTTCATTCATTTGACGAAAATATTCTCAGAGATTTGTACAACCGAGATGATTTTAAAAAATTCTCAAGTATTATTTTCGGTAATAAAGCTTTGATCTATTTAAGAACTCATATTCTGCTGAAATACCTTCCTTTATCATTGTGGCTTGCTGTGGACTGGCTGGCAAATAAAATTTATAACAAACCACTTCATATTGTTAGTGTCTACCAAAAGT